The Martelella sp. AD-3 genome includes a region encoding these proteins:
- a CDS encoding ribonuclease E/G: MADKMLIDASHEEETRVVVVRGNRIEEFDFESQHKKQLRGNIYLAKVTRVEPSLQAAFVDYGGNRHGFLAFSEIHPDYYQIPLADREALLKEASEEDDGDDAEASMTEPAEASEKAAEADGKPKPRTRRGRAKSRSNKADSKADEATQEPEKAAGAEASAEAADASETKTKAEAKSDDASEAAATAETTEAAEETAKPKPRRRRKPAAKKAAKGEADASVEGDGETASKDESSGEKGSDDEDKGGPTHMAAEVDADTISEDLDDDDDSVESVGAEDAMEEVPDNGHRRMRKQYRIQEVIKRRQILLVQVAKEERGNKGAALTTYLSLAGRYSVLMPNTARGGGISRKITNPADRKRLKEVAKGLEVPQGMGVILRTAGANRTKAEVKRDFEYLMRLWENVRSKTLTSTAPCLVYEEGSLIKRSIRDLYNKDISEVIVSGDEGYREAKDFMKMLMPSHAKVVQRYRDIHPIYSRSGIEAQLDRMLQPQVTLKSGGYLIINQTEALVAIDVNSGRSTREHSIEDTALQTNLEAAEEVARQLRLRDLAGLVVIDFIDMEEKRNNRAVEKKLKECLKNDRARIQVGRISHFGLLEMSRQRIRASVLESTTQVCSHCGGTGHVLSQSSVALHVLRGVEEYLLKNTTHNITVRTTPEIAPYLLNQKRNTIVDYENRFGVEIIVEADGDLENSHFEIDRRDPVENPVKIEALFNFIDEPEEDVAEIPDADDADETDNAPANGNANGDNASDSNGDDEGGRSRRKRRRRRGGRNGGQQNGSSAESDQSQDDDDSGSADDNAQDASNSSDDDDKPRRKRRRGKRGGRRNRSEDDAQQETSGDTDEAKDEDNASETVAEKQPVETGAADAAEAPQERAAEAAENAAGETVTEEPAEEAAETSVEQQSETTEDEAMAEIEGRKPRRRRKPKAEKTEAVAEETLAEAAEAMPETDEAPAAKEEQPSAEHASTADAEGEPEATETPVDDEKAETKRANRGSNIASSEPVVTSNGAENDDEPAKPKRGWWQRRGFF, encoded by the coding sequence ATGGCAGACAAAATGCTCATCGACGCCTCTCATGAAGAAGAGACGCGCGTCGTCGTTGTTCGTGGAAATCGCATAGAGGAGTTCGATTTCGAATCGCAGCACAAGAAACAGCTGCGCGGCAACATCTATCTTGCAAAGGTCACGCGGGTCGAGCCCTCTCTCCAGGCCGCGTTTGTCGACTATGGCGGCAACCGCCATGGCTTCCTGGCCTTTTCGGAAATCCATCCCGACTATTACCAGATCCCGCTGGCCGATCGCGAAGCCCTTCTGAAGGAAGCAAGCGAAGAGGATGACGGCGACGACGCCGAGGCCTCCATGACCGAGCCGGCCGAGGCCTCCGAGAAGGCCGCCGAGGCCGACGGCAAGCCGAAGCCCCGCACCCGCAGGGGCCGGGCGAAATCGCGCTCGAACAAGGCCGACAGCAAGGCCGACGAGGCGACGCAGGAACCGGAAAAGGCTGCAGGCGCCGAAGCATCGGCAGAGGCTGCGGACGCTTCCGAGACGAAGACCAAGGCCGAAGCAAAATCCGACGACGCGTCCGAGGCAGCGGCAACCGCTGAAACGACTGAAGCCGCTGAGGAAACGGCAAAGCCCAAGCCCCGCAGGCGCCGCAAGCCGGCCGCCAAGAAGGCAGCGAAGGGCGAAGCGGACGCGTCGGTCGAGGGCGACGGCGAGACAGCTTCCAAAGATGAGTCTTCGGGCGAAAAAGGCTCTGACGACGAAGACAAGGGCGGCCCGACCCATATGGCGGCCGAGGTCGACGCCGACACGATTTCCGAGGACCTCGACGATGACGACGACAGCGTCGAATCCGTCGGCGCCGAAGACGCAATGGAAGAGGTGCCGGACAACGGCCACCGCCGGATGCGCAAGCAGTACCGCATCCAGGAAGTGATCAAGCGCCGGCAGATCCTGCTGGTGCAGGTCGCCAAGGAGGAGCGCGGCAACAAGGGCGCGGCGCTGACGACCTATCTTTCGCTCGCCGGCCGCTATTCGGTGCTGATGCCGAACACCGCGCGCGGCGGCGGCATTTCCCGCAAGATCACCAATCCGGCCGACCGCAAGCGGCTCAAGGAAGTCGCCAAGGGTCTGGAAGTGCCGCAGGGCATGGGCGTGATCCTGCGCACCGCCGGCGCCAACCGCACCAAGGCCGAGGTCAAGCGCGACTTCGAGTATCTGATGCGGCTTTGGGAAAATGTCCGCTCCAAGACGCTGACATCGACGGCGCCCTGCCTGGTCTACGAGGAAGGCAGCCTGATCAAGCGCTCAATCCGAGACCTTTACAACAAGGACATCAGCGAGGTCATCGTCTCCGGCGACGAGGGGTACCGCGAGGCGAAGGACTTCATGAAGATGCTGATGCCGAGCCACGCCAAGGTGGTTCAGCGGTATCGCGACATTCACCCGATCTATTCGCGCTCCGGCATCGAGGCGCAGCTGGACCGCATGCTGCAGCCGCAGGTGACGCTGAAATCGGGCGGCTACCTGATCATCAACCAGACCGAAGCGCTGGTCGCCATCGACGTCAACTCCGGCCGGTCGACGCGCGAGCACTCGATCGAGGACACCGCGCTCCAGACCAATCTGGAGGCGGCGGAGGAAGTGGCGCGTCAGTTGAGGCTGCGCGACCTTGCCGGCCTCGTCGTCATCGACTTCATCGACATGGAGGAAAAGCGCAACAACCGCGCTGTCGAAAAGAAGCTCAAGGAATGTCTGAAGAACGACCGCGCCCGCATCCAGGTCGGACGGATTTCCCATTTCGGCCTGCTGGAGATGTCGCGCCAGCGCATCCGCGCATCCGTTCTGGAATCGACCACCCAGGTCTGCAGCCATTGCGGCGGCACCGGCCACGTGCTCTCGCAGTCCTCCGTTGCGCTCCACGTGCTGCGCGGCGTCGAGGAATACCTGTTGAAGAACACCACGCATAACATCACCGTGCGCACGACGCCGGAGATCGCGCCCTATCTGCTCAACCAGAAGCGCAACACGATTGTCGATTACGAGAACCGCTTCGGCGTCGAGATCATCGTCGAGGCCGATGGCGATCTCGAGAACAGCCATTTCGAGATCGATCGCCGCGATCCGGTCGAAAATCCGGTGAAGATCGAAGCGCTGTTCAACTTCATCGACGAGCCGGAAGAAGACGTCGCCGAAATACCGGATGCCGACGACGCGGATGAAACCGACAACGCGCCGGCGAACGGCAATGCCAATGGCGACAATGCCAGCGACAGCAATGGCGACGACGAGGGCGGCCGCTCGCGCCGCAAGCGCCGTCGTCGTCGCGGCGGCCGGAATGGCGGCCAGCAGAACGGCAGCAGCGCCGAGAGCGACCAGTCGCAGGACGATGACGACAGCGGATCGGCCGACGACAACGCCCAGGACGCCTCGAACAGCAGCGATGACGACGACAAGCCGCGCCGCAAGCGCCGTCGCGGCAAGCGCGGCGGTCGCCGCAACCGCAGCGAAGACGATGCGCAGCAGGAAACCTCCGGCGATACGGACGAAGCGAAGGACGAGGATAACGCCTCCGAGACCGTCGCCGAGAAACAACCGGTGGAGACCGGAGCGGCTGACGCGGCTGAGGCCCCGCAGGAGCGCGCGGCGGAAGCAGCCGAGAACGCGGCAGGCGAGACCGTGACGGAAGAGCCGGCCGAGGAAGCAGCCGAGACCAGCGTCGAGCAACAGAGCGAGACCACGGAAGACGAGGCGATGGCCGAGATCGAAGGCCGCAAGCCGCGCCGCCGCCGCAAGCCGAAGGCCGAGAAGACCGAGGCCGTCGCCGAGGAAACGCTCGCCGAAGCCGCCGAGGCTATGCCGGAGACGGACGAAGCAC
- a CDS encoding N-acetylmuramoyl-L-alanine amidase: MTGRNVAGGRVLFDSVFAARLAIAGALLLLFLTAVAPAARASAEDADAEAPLIAYNALLVGDDARARLVVDFDRSPEFSYHYLKDPARLVITLPSTAFGFAADAVEPRGLVSDVRYGATGPGQSRIVLSAREPIQMTLGEVRQEEGGSARLVIDLAIADAARFAALVERRQSEAGDAFTDSLATPVDDDTYVVAVDAGHGGVDTGAIGEDTKTLEKTITLDFARAFARRLAQEPGYEPFLTRDSDVYLSLSRRVELARQHGADLFISFHADSLDQPDISGATVYTLSDRASDRLAAALARRENLSNEIMGIEADSEPEEVTDILLDLTRRETQSFSISLADRVVASFSGQIGLINNPHRFAGFMVLRAPDIPSILLEIGFLSNAEDERRMLDPEWRDRLVDRLVEAVKRYRHPLVSGGG, translated from the coding sequence ATGACGGGACGCAATGTGGCCGGCGGCAGGGTTCTTTTTGACAGTGTTTTCGCGGCGCGCCTGGCGATAGCCGGGGCGCTTCTGCTCCTCTTTTTGACAGCTGTTGCGCCGGCTGCGCGCGCGAGCGCGGAAGACGCGGATGCCGAGGCGCCGCTGATCGCCTATAACGCGCTTCTTGTCGGCGATGATGCGCGGGCCCGCCTCGTGGTTGATTTCGACCGTTCGCCGGAGTTCAGCTATCATTACCTCAAGGATCCCGCCCGGCTGGTGATCACCCTTCCGAGCACGGCCTTCGGGTTTGCCGCCGACGCGGTCGAGCCGCGCGGGCTCGTCAGCGATGTGCGCTACGGCGCGACCGGACCGGGCCAGTCCCGCATCGTGCTTTCGGCGCGCGAGCCGATCCAGATGACGCTCGGCGAGGTCCGGCAGGAGGAGGGGGGCAGCGCCCGTCTGGTGATCGATCTTGCGATTGCCGATGCCGCGCGCTTCGCCGCCCTCGTGGAGCGCCGGCAGTCCGAGGCGGGCGACGCCTTCACCGACAGCCTTGCGACGCCGGTCGACGACGACACCTATGTCGTTGCCGTCGATGCCGGTCATGGCGGCGTCGATACCGGCGCGATCGGCGAGGACACGAAGACGCTGGAAAAGACGATCACGCTCGATTTCGCCCGCGCCTTTGCCAGGCGATTGGCGCAGGAGCCGGGATACGAGCCTTTTCTGACCCGCGATTCGGATGTCTATCTTTCACTCTCCAGACGGGTGGAACTGGCGCGACAGCACGGCGCCGACCTTTTCATCTCGTTTCACGCGGATTCGCTTGATCAGCCCGACATTTCGGGCGCGACCGTCTATACGCTTTCCGACCGCGCGTCGGACCGGCTTGCCGCTGCCCTTGCCCGGCGCGAAAACCTATCCAACGAGATCATGGGCATCGAAGCCGACAGCGAGCCGGAGGAGGTGACCGATATCCTGCTCGACCTCACGCGACGCGAGACCCAGAGCTTTTCGATTTCGCTTGCCGACAGGGTCGTTGCCTCGTTCAGCGGGCAGATCGGGCTGATCAACAATCCCCATCGCTTTGCAGGCTTCATGGTGCTGAGGGCGCCGGACATTCCCTCGATCCTGCTCGAGATCGGCTTTCTCTCCAATGCCGAGGACGAGAGGCGCATGCTCGATCCGGAATGGCGCGACCGGCTGGTGGACCGGTTGGTGGAGGCGGTCAAGCGGTATCGACACCCGCTCGTCTCCGGTGGCGGATGA